Proteins encoded together in one Dasypus novemcinctus isolate mDasNov1 chromosome 9, mDasNov1.1.hap2, whole genome shotgun sequence window:
- the NRAS gene encoding GTPase NRas produces the protein MTEYKLVVVGAGGVGKSALTIQLIQNHFVDEYDPTIEDSYRKQVVIDGETCLLDILDTAGQEEYSAMRDQYMRTGEGFLCVFAINNSKSFADINLYREQIKRVKDSDDVPMVLVGNKCDLPTRTVDTKQAHELAKSYGIPFIETSAKTRQGVEDAFYTLVREIRQYRMKKLNSNDDGTQGCMGLPCVVM, from the exons ATGACTGAGTACAAACTGGTGGTGGTTGGAGCAGGTGGTGTTGGGAAAAGCGCACTGACAATCCAGCTAATCCAGAACCACTTTGTAGATGAGTATGATCCCACCATAGAG GATTCTTACCGAAAACAGGTGGTTATAGATGGTGAAACCTGTCTGCTGGACATACTGGATACAGCCGGACAAGAGGAGTACAGTGCCATGAGAGACCAGTACATGAGGACAGGCGAaggtttcctctgtgtgtttgcCATCAATAATAGCAAATCATTTGCAGATATTAACCTCTACAG aGAGCAGATTAAACGAGTTAAAGACTCAGATGATGTACCTATGGTGCTGGTAGGAAACAAGTGTGATTTGCCAACAAGGACAGTTGACACAAAACAAGCCCATGAACTGGCCAAGAGTTATGGGATTCCATTCATTGAAACCTCAGCCAAGACCAGACAG GGTGTTGAAGATGCGTTTTACACACTGGTAAGAGAAATACGTCAGTACCGAATGAAAAAACTCAACAGCAATGATGATGGGACTCAAGGTTGTATGGGGTTGCCATGTGTGGTGATGTAA